From Microbacterium rhizosphaerae:
GGCGGCAACCGCGAGCACGGTGTCGACGGCGATACCCCAGGGCCCGAGCCACACGATGATGAGCGCTGCGACGCCGGACACGGCGGCGGAGGCCGGCAGCGTCAGGAGCCAGCCGACGCCGATGCGCCCTGCCGTGCGCCAGCGCACCTTCGATCCACGACGGCCCAGCCCCGAGCCGATGACCGAGCCCGAGGCGACCTGCGTCGTCGAGAGCGCGAAGCCGAGCGCGCTCGAGGAGAGGATCGTCGCCGCCGTCGACGTCTCGGCCGCGAAGCCCTGCGCGGGCTTGATCTCGGTCAGGCCCTTGCCGAGGGTGCGGATGATGCGCCAGCCGCCGACGTAGGTGCCGAGGGCGATCGTCGCCGCGCACGCGAAGATGACCCACGTCTGCGGCTCGGTGTCGGAGGCGCTCTGCCATCCCGCGATCACGAGGGTGAGCGTGATGACGCCCATCGTCTTCTGGGCGTCGTTCGTGCCGTGGGCCAGTGCGACGAGCGACGACGAGAAGATCTGGCCCCAGCGGAACCCGTCGCGGCCGTCGGGCTTGCCGTCGTAGCGGCGCGTGATGGCGTAGCCGAGGCGCGTGGCGAGGAAGGCGATGAGTCCGGCCGTGATCGGCGAGATGATCGCGGGGAGGATGACCTTGCTGAGCACCACTCCGTAATTGATGGCGGTCCAGCTGTAGCCGACGATCACGGCGCCGATGAGGCCGCCGAACAGGGCGTGCGACGAGCTCGACGGCAGGCCGAGGAGCCAGGTCAGCATGTTCCAGGTGATCGCGCCGATCAGGCCGGCGAAGATCAGCGACAGGAACAGGTCCGAGTTGATCGCCTGTTCGTTGTTGATGATGCCGTGCGAGATGGTCTGCGAGACCTGCGTCGACAGGAAGGCGCCCACCAGGTTCAGGCAGGCTGCGATGAGCACCGCCACCTTGGGTTTGAGGGCTCCGGTCGCGATCGGGGTCGCCATCGCGTTGGCGGTGTCGTGGAAGCCGTTCGTGAAGTCGAAGAAGAGCGAAAGCGCGATGACCAGAACGACGAGCAGTACGGCGGTCTCCACCGGTCCCTTTCGTTGACAGGGAGGATCAGGACGGCCGATCGCGCCGGCACGGTGATGCCGGGGATCGACGGTGCGAACGAAGAGTTCACGGTGGCTTAAGCTTCCGGTAACCGGGCCACGTGAATGATACAGCCTCAAACCCTGGGAACACTCAGGCTCGGATAGCGTGAGACGGTGACCGAGCACGCCGCATCCATCCCCGCATCCGAGACCGCCGAGGCCGCTGTCGCCCAGCCGCCTGTCGCCGCGCGCCGGCCGGTGGTCCGCAGCTTCCACGGCGACGAGGTGGTGGACCCGTACGAGTGGCTGCGCGCGAAGGACGATCCCGAGGTCATCGCGCACCTCGAGGCGGAGAACGCGTACACACAGGCGCGCACATCCCACCTCGAGCCGCTCCGCGAGCGCATCTTCCAGGAGATCAAGAGCCGCACGCAGGAGACCGACCTCTCCGTGCCGTCGCGCCGCGGCGAGTGGTGGTACTACGGCCGCACCATCGAGGGCAAGCAGTACGGCATCCAGTGCCGCGCCCCCCTCGCCTCCCCCGAGGACTGGACGCCGCCGTCGCTGACGCCGGATGTCGAGGTGCCCGGCGAGCAGGTGCTGCTGGACGCGAACGTCGAGGCGGACGGCCACGAGTTCTTCTCGCTCGGCAGCTTCGAGGTCTCCGACGACGGGACGCTCATGCTCTACGGCGTGGATCTCGAGGGCGACGAGCGGTACCTGCTGCGCGTGCGCGACCTTGCATCCGGTGCCGACCTCCCCGACGAGATCCCGGGCACGTTCGCGGGTGCGACCTTCTCCCCCGACGGACGCTTCATCGTGTACTCGACCGTCGACGACGCGTGGCGTCCGGACACCGTCTGGCTGCACGAGCTCGGCACCCCGGTCGCCGACGACGTCCAGCTCTTCCACGAGCCCGACGAGCGGTACTGGGTGGGCGCCGGCTTCACGCGCAGCGAGCGCTACCTCGTCATCGAGGTGGGGTCGTCGATCACGTCGGAGGAATGGCTCGTGGATGTCGCGGACCTCCGCGCCGAGCCGCGCGTCGTCTGGCCGCGCCGCGAGGGCGTCGAGTACGAGACATCCCACGCGGTCGTCGACGGCGAGGACGTGCTGTACGTCCTGCACAACGACGGCGCGCTCGATTTCGAGCTCGTGCGGGTCGCGGCGGCTGATCCGCTCGGCGCGCGCGAGACCGTCATCCCCCATCGCCCCGGCGTGCGCCTGCTCGGCGTCTCGTGCTTCCGGGACTGGGGTGTGATCGGCTATCGCCGCGAGGGCCTCGCGCGCCTCGGGCTGCTGTCCTACGCCGAGGGCTCCGTCGATGAGATCAGCTTCGACGAGCCGCTGTACTCGGTCGGCACCGCCGGCAACCCGGAGTGGGCGCCGCCGATGCTGCGCATCGCCTACGGCTCGTTCGTCACGCCGTCGACCGTCGCCGACCTCGAGATCGCGACGCGCGAGTTGCTCGTGCGCAAGCAGCAGCCGGTGCTGGGCGGCTACGAGCCCGACGACTACGCGCAGGAGCGCGTGTGGGCGGCCGCTGCGGACGGCACGCAGGTGCCGATCTCGGTCGTCTACAAGCGGTCGTTCGGTCGGCTCGGCGAGTCGCCGCGCCCGCTGCACCTCTACGGCTACGGGTCGTACGAGCACTCCATCGACCCCGGCCTGTCGATCGCGCGCCTGTCCGAGCTCGATCGCGGCGTCGTGTTCGCGGTCGCTCACGTCCGCGGCGGCGGCGAGATGGGCCGCGCCTGGTACGAGAACGGCAAGATGCTGCACAAGCGCAACACCTTCACCGATTTCGTGGATGCGGCGCGCCACCTGGTGTCGATCGGGTACACGTCGCCGGACCGGATGGTCGCGGAGGGCGGCTCGGCCGGCGGCCTGCTGATGGGCGCGGTCGCGAACCTCGCCCCGGAGCTCTTCGCGGGCATCCTCGCAGACGTCCCCTTCGTCGACGCCCTGACCTCGATCCTCGACCCCTCGCTGCCGCTCACGGTCATCGAGTGGGATGAGTGGGGCGACCCGCTGCACGACGCCGACGTCTACGCGTACATGAAGTCGTACACGCCGTACGAGAACGTGCGGTCGGATGTCGAGTACCCGCGGATCCTCGCGGTGACCTCGCTCAACGACACGCGGGTGCTGTACGTCGAGCCGGCGAAATGGGTCGCGCGGCTGCGCGAGGCGGGCGCCGACGTTCTGCTCAAATGCGAGATGGTCGCCGGCCACGGTGGCGTGAGCGGCCGGTACAACGCGTGGCGCGAGCGTGCGTTCGAGCTGGCCTGGCTCTTCGACGTCCTCGGGGTCGCCGAGCCCGGAGTCACAGCCGGATGATCTGACCCGAGCGGTGCAGCCACCACGCGACCCAGGACAGCAGTCCCAGGATCGCGGCGAGCTGCAGCGCCATCAGCCACACGGATGCGTCGACGTACCACCACCTGACCGCGGGCAGCGTCACCAGTCCGAGGAGGATGAGGTGCAGCAGGTAGAGCAGCAGCGCGTTCTCGCCCCACCACGCCAGGTATCCCGCTCGCGGCGGCAGCACTCGCGAGAGCAGGTCGAAGATGAGGAATCCGATCGCTGCGATGGCCAGGGTGAGGAGCATGTAGCTCAGGGAGACCCTGGTCTTGCTCACCGGAACGATGACCGCCGACAGCAGCGCCACGACCGTGATCGTGCCGCAGCACCACACCAGAGCGGGGATTCCTCGCCGCCACGCGTCGGCCACGGCTGTGGTCAGGATCAGCAGCCCACCCCAGGAGAGCGCCCCGATCAGCCCGCCCTGGACCACTCCGCGCACGACCGCAAGCGGGATCGAACCCAGGAGAAGCTGATAGCCGATCAGCAGTCCGGCCCCGATCCCGAAGCGCCAGACCATGTTGAGGCGGATGAACGGCAGGGTGATGAGCCCCGCAGCCCCGAGCGCCTGCAGGACCCCCCAGGACGCCGGCTGGTCGGCGACCTGGGTTCCGCCGGCCGCGAGGATCGCCCCGATGCCGATGAGGGCGAGATACCGCAGCACGAAATGCCGGTATGCACCGGGCAGTCCGCTCACCGCGCGCCTGCGGAACGACTCGCCGTAGCTGAGACCCATCGCGAACACGAAGCACGGCGCGCCCACGTCGATGATCGTGAGGCCGACATCGGGCGCATGCTTGAGCGGGGGAGGCACCGAGACGATCCCGGCCAGGTAGTTTCCGACGACCATCAGCAGCACCAGGGTGCCGCGGAAGCGGTCGATCGAGAGCACACGACCGGCGCCCACGGATCCCGAAGGGGAAGCAGGCGTCGTCGCCGACACGCCGCCCGACTGCGACATGCCCCAACGGTACTCCCGGGCCGTCCCGAGCGGTGTGAGGGCCGCGCGGCGCGCTGCGGACGATCAGCCGAAGAGGGCGGCGGCCTCCTCATAGCGCGGCAGCGGCACGGTGTTGAGCTCGCCCAGGGCCTCGGCGAAGGGCACGCGCACGATGGCCGTCCCGCGCATCGCGACCATCTGGCCCCACGCGCCGTCGACGACGGCGTCCGCGGCCTGCAGGCCGAGGCGCGTGGCGAGCACGCGGTCGAAGCCCGACGGGGATCCGCCGCGCTGGATGTGGCCGAGCACGGTCGCACGGGTCTCGATACCGGTGATCCGCTCGATCTCCGGTGCGAGCACCTCGCTGATGCCGCCGAGGCGAGGACGGTTGAAGGCATCCAGGCCCTTGTCGCTGTACGCCTCTTCCATGCCCTTGAGCGTGAAGCCCTCGGAGACGACGACCATCGGCGCACGGCCGCGGTCGTGGGCTCGCGAGACGAGCTCGCAGATCTCGTCGATCGACATCGGCACCTCGGGGATGCAGATCACATGGGCCCCCGCGGCCATCCCGGAGTGCAGGGCGATCCAGCCGACGTGCCGTCCCATGACCTCGGCGACCATGCACCGCTGGTGCGAGTCGCCGGTCGTGCGCAGGCGGTCCATGGCCTCCGTCGCGATGTTCACGGCGGTGTCGAAGCCGAAGGAGTAGTCCGTCGCGCGCAGGTCGTTGTCGATCGTCTTCGGCACGCCCAGCACGTTGATGCCGTCGTTGTACAGACGGTTCGCGGCCGCCAGCGTGCCCTCGCCGCCGATCGCGATGATGCCGTCGATGCCGTGGCGCGCCAGCGTCTTCGCGATGTTCTCCGAGCCTCCGCGCGGACCCTCGTAGGGGTTGGTGCGGCTCGTGCCGAGGATCGTGCCGCCGACCTTCGACAGCCCCTTCACCTCGTGCCGGGTGAGCGGGAAGAAGTCCGCGTCGACGACGCCGCGCCATCCGTCACGGATGCCGACGAACTCGATGTCGTAGGCGGTGGTGCCCTTGAGCACCACGCCGCGGATCACCGCGTTGAGGCCGGGGCAGTCGCCACCGCTTGTCAGGATGCCGATCTTCATGTGTCGTCCC
This genomic window contains:
- a CDS encoding inorganic phosphate transporter yields the protein METAVLLVVLVIALSLFFDFTNGFHDTANAMATPIATGALKPKVAVLIAACLNLVGAFLSTQVSQTISHGIINNEQAINSDLFLSLIFAGLIGAITWNMLTWLLGLPSSSSHALFGGLIGAVIVGYSWTAINYGVVLSKVILPAIISPITAGLIAFLATRLGYAITRRYDGKPDGRDGFRWGQIFSSSLVALAHGTNDAQKTMGVITLTLVIAGWQSASDTEPQTWVIFACAATIALGTYVGGWRIIRTLGKGLTEIKPAQGFAAETSTAATILSSSALGFALSTTQVASGSVIGSGLGRRGSKVRWRTAGRIGVGWLLTLPASAAVSGVAALIIVWLGPWGIAVDTVLAVAAVLLIYLRSRRNAVTAANAMSEVADSGLAVKVKKNPPPTRRQRAIMREEARRRAAVESRERAKRKAQTKAEAQANKNSGDRSDSEAKK
- a CDS encoding S9 family peptidase, which gives rise to MPASETAEAAVAQPPVAARRPVVRSFHGDEVVDPYEWLRAKDDPEVIAHLEAENAYTQARTSHLEPLRERIFQEIKSRTQETDLSVPSRRGEWWYYGRTIEGKQYGIQCRAPLASPEDWTPPSLTPDVEVPGEQVLLDANVEADGHEFFSLGSFEVSDDGTLMLYGVDLEGDERYLLRVRDLASGADLPDEIPGTFAGATFSPDGRFIVYSTVDDAWRPDTVWLHELGTPVADDVQLFHEPDERYWVGAGFTRSERYLVIEVGSSITSEEWLVDVADLRAEPRVVWPRREGVEYETSHAVVDGEDVLYVLHNDGALDFELVRVAAADPLGARETVIPHRPGVRLLGVSCFRDWGVIGYRREGLARLGLLSYAEGSVDEISFDEPLYSVGTAGNPEWAPPMLRIAYGSFVTPSTVADLEIATRELLVRKQQPVLGGYEPDDYAQERVWAAAADGTQVPISVVYKRSFGRLGESPRPLHLYGYGSYEHSIDPGLSIARLSELDRGVVFAVAHVRGGGEMGRAWYENGKMLHKRNTFTDFVDAARHLVSIGYTSPDRMVAEGGSAGGLLMGAVANLAPELFAGILADVPFVDALTSILDPSLPLTVIEWDEWGDPLHDADVYAYMKSYTPYENVRSDVEYPRILAVTSLNDTRVLYVEPAKWVARLREAGADVLLKCEMVAGHGGVSGRYNAWRERAFELAWLFDVLGVAEPGVTAG
- a CDS encoding heparan-alpha-glucosaminide N-acetyltransferase domain-containing protein, which codes for MSQSGGVSATTPASPSGSVGAGRVLSIDRFRGTLVLLMVVGNYLAGIVSVPPPLKHAPDVGLTIIDVGAPCFVFAMGLSYGESFRRRAVSGLPGAYRHFVLRYLALIGIGAILAAGGTQVADQPASWGVLQALGAAGLITLPFIRLNMVWRFGIGAGLLIGYQLLLGSIPLAVVRGVVQGGLIGALSWGGLLILTTAVADAWRRGIPALVWCCGTITVVALLSAVIVPVSKTRVSLSYMLLTLAIAAIGFLIFDLLSRVLPPRAGYLAWWGENALLLYLLHLILLGLVTLPAVRWWYVDASVWLMALQLAAILGLLSWVAWWLHRSGQIIRL
- a CDS encoding ATP-dependent 6-phosphofructokinase, with translation MKIGILTSGGDCPGLNAVIRGVVLKGTTAYDIEFVGIRDGWRGVVDADFFPLTRHEVKGLSKVGGTILGTSRTNPYEGPRGGSENIAKTLARHGIDGIIAIGGEGTLAAANRLYNDGINVLGVPKTIDNDLRATDYSFGFDTAVNIATEAMDRLRTTGDSHQRCMVAEVMGRHVGWIALHSGMAAGAHVICIPEVPMSIDEICELVSRAHDRGRAPMVVVSEGFTLKGMEEAYSDKGLDAFNRPRLGGISEVLAPEIERITGIETRATVLGHIQRGGSPSGFDRVLATRLGLQAADAVVDGAWGQMVAMRGTAIVRVPFAEALGELNTVPLPRYEEAAALFG